From a single Cupriavidus taiwanensis LMG 19424 genomic region:
- the rapZ gene encoding RNase adapter RapZ — protein sequence MRIILITGISGSGKSVALNVLEDAGYYCVDNLPAQFIPELTRYLDAQGYTHLGVATDIRSRESLDQLPDTVRALAAEHQVEVIFLTASTDALVQRYSETRRRHPLSARTDGAAGGGAFNDTALMEAIEMERSLLSPLAEAAHRIDTSNVRTNTLRSWIKELIRDDSQRLTLLFESFGFKHGVPSDADMVFDVRSLPNPYYDLALRPLTGRDTPVIDFLQGQPMVLAMAEDIRAYVEKWLPSFIADNRSYLTVAIGCTGGQHRSVYIAERLANYFRAHGNVLVRHRELAPAG from the coding sequence ATGCGCATCATCCTCATCACCGGCATATCCGGTTCCGGCAAGTCCGTCGCACTGAACGTCCTCGAAGATGCAGGCTATTACTGCGTGGACAACCTGCCGGCGCAGTTCATCCCTGAACTGACCCGCTACCTCGACGCTCAGGGCTACACGCACCTGGGCGTGGCGACCGACATCCGCAGCCGCGAGTCGCTCGACCAGCTGCCCGACACCGTGCGCGCGCTGGCCGCCGAACACCAGGTCGAGGTCATTTTCCTGACCGCCAGCACCGACGCCCTGGTGCAGCGCTATTCCGAGACGCGCCGCCGCCATCCGCTGTCGGCACGCACCGACGGCGCGGCCGGCGGCGGCGCCTTCAACGACACGGCGCTGATGGAAGCGATCGAGATGGAGCGCTCGCTGCTGAGCCCGCTTGCCGAAGCCGCGCACCGGATCGATACCAGCAATGTGCGCACCAATACGCTGCGCAGCTGGATCAAGGAGCTGATCCGCGACGACAGCCAGCGCCTGACGTTGCTGTTCGAGTCGTTCGGCTTCAAGCATGGCGTGCCCAGCGACGCCGACATGGTGTTCGACGTGCGCTCGCTGCCCAACCCGTACTATGACCTGGCGCTGCGGCCGCTGACCGGCCGCGACACGCCGGTGATCGACTTCCTGCAGGGGCAGCCGATGGTGCTGGCGATGGCCGAGGATATCCGCGCCTATGTGGAAAAGTGGCTGCCAAGCTTCATTGCCGACAACCGCAGCTACCTGACCGTGGCGATCGGCTGCACCGGCGGCCAGCATCGCTCGGTCTATATTGCCGAAAGGCTCGCCAACTATTTCCGGGCACATGGTAATGTGCTGGTCAGACACCGAGAGCTCGCACCGGCGGGCTGA
- a CDS encoding RNA polymerase factor sigma-54, translating to MKPSLQLRLSQHLALTPQLQQSIRLLQLSTLELQQEVEQALTENPLLERENDWIESPLRVAADGSVNVQSAPAPAPAEPQGNGDAHADGAAEDSYGDNSSGDDYSNGDWSLDDFARRPQGDEDEKTPMQLRDAEPTLREYLMEQLTPLKISARDKGLAIFLIESLDDDGYLSASLEEICAELPEELEFDPDEVHAILTLLQSFDPPGVGARNAAECLALQLRRLTHPQRELALTIVTHHLELLAVRDYTRLKKALQVDEVALKAAHDLIRSLAPYPGHAYSRPEADFVVPDVFVRKSGGGWIAQLNPDVMPRLRINDMYAQILRGAKGETGTAGLQQKLQEARWLIKNIQQRFDTILRVSQAIVERQKNFFTHGEIAMRPLVLREIADTLGLHESTISRVTTNKYMATPMGTFELKYFFGSHVSTETGGAASSTAIRALIKQLIGAEDPRNPLSDSRIAELLGEQGFVVARRTVAKYREALKIPAVNLRKSL from the coding sequence ATGAAACCGTCGCTACAGCTCCGCCTCTCCCAGCACCTGGCACTGACCCCCCAGCTGCAACAGTCGATCCGGCTGCTGCAGCTTTCCACGCTGGAACTGCAGCAGGAAGTCGAACAGGCGCTGACGGAAAACCCGCTGCTCGAGCGGGAAAACGACTGGATCGAAAGCCCGCTGCGGGTGGCGGCTGACGGCTCGGTCAACGTCCAGAGCGCTCCCGCGCCCGCGCCCGCCGAGCCCCAGGGCAACGGCGATGCGCACGCCGACGGCGCCGCGGAAGACAGCTACGGCGACAACAGCAGCGGCGACGACTACAGCAACGGCGATTGGAGCCTTGACGACTTTGCCCGCCGCCCGCAAGGCGACGAAGACGAAAAGACGCCGATGCAGCTGCGCGATGCCGAGCCCACGCTGCGCGAATACCTGATGGAGCAGCTCACGCCGCTGAAGATCTCGGCGCGGGACAAGGGTCTCGCCATCTTCCTGATCGAGTCCCTCGATGACGACGGCTACCTGAGCGCCTCGCTGGAAGAGATCTGCGCGGAACTGCCGGAAGAGCTCGAATTCGACCCCGACGAAGTCCACGCCATCCTGACGCTGCTGCAGAGCTTCGACCCGCCCGGCGTCGGTGCGCGCAATGCGGCCGAATGCCTGGCCCTGCAATTGCGCCGCCTGACGCACCCGCAGCGCGAGCTGGCGCTGACCATCGTCACCCATCACCTCGAACTGCTTGCGGTACGCGACTACACGCGGCTGAAAAAGGCCTTGCAGGTCGATGAGGTCGCGCTGAAGGCCGCCCATGACCTGATCCGCTCGCTGGCCCCCTACCCGGGCCACGCGTACAGCCGGCCCGAAGCCGATTTCGTCGTGCCGGACGTATTCGTGCGCAAGAGCGGCGGCGGCTGGATCGCGCAGCTCAATCCGGATGTGATGCCAAGGCTGCGCATTAACGACATGTATGCGCAGATTTTGCGCGGCGCCAAGGGCGAGACCGGCACCGCCGGGCTGCAGCAGAAGCTGCAGGAGGCGCGCTGGCTGATCAAGAACATCCAGCAAAGGTTCGACACGATCCTGCGTGTCTCGCAAGCCATTGTCGAGCGTCAAAAGAACTTTTTCACCCACGGTGAAATCGCCATGCGCCCCTTGGTTTTGCGGGAGATTGCCGATACACTGGGTTTACACGAGTCAACCATCTCCCGGGTGACGACCAATAAATACATGGCCACGCCGATGGGTACTTTCGAACTGAAGTACTTCTTCGGCAGCCACGTGTCCACCGAAACCGGTGGCGCGGCTTCATCAACGGCCATCCGCGCCTTGATCAAGCAACTGATAGGAGCCGAAGACCCGAGGAATCCCCTTTCCGACAGTCGCATCGCCGAACTGCTGGGTGAGCAAGGCTTCGTTGTCGCACGCCGCACCGTTGCCAAATATCGCGAAGCCCTGAAGATCCCCGCAGTGAATCTCCGCAAGTCTTTGTAG
- the lptA gene encoding lipopolysaccharide transport periplasmic protein LptA encodes MTASLTTSSRRRTAPALLALAMAFGLLGQPALAERADRDKPMVLEADNASYDDVKQIYTLTGNVVLTKGTMILKSDAAELRTDPEGYQFAVATSKPGRQAYIRQKREGVDEYIDGWGDRIEYDGKQEFSKLIGNARMARLQGAKLLDEIRGAVLTYDSRKELYTAAGGGSGDAAAANPSGRVRAVLSPRQDQKSGTAGGSPLDLKPAPAPANKP; translated from the coding sequence ATGACCGCTTCCCTGACGACTTCGTCCCGTCGACGCACCGCCCCGGCCCTGCTCGCGCTGGCCATGGCCTTCGGCCTGCTGGGCCAGCCTGCCCTTGCCGAGCGGGCGGACCGCGACAAGCCGATGGTGCTCGAGGCGGACAACGCCAGCTATGACGACGTCAAGCAGATCTATACGCTGACCGGCAACGTCGTGCTGACCAAGGGCACCATGATCCTGAAGTCCGACGCCGCCGAGCTGCGCACCGACCCGGAGGGCTACCAGTTCGCCGTGGCCACCTCGAAGCCGGGCCGGCAGGCCTATATCCGCCAGAAGCGCGAAGGCGTCGACGAATATATCGACGGCTGGGGCGACCGCATCGAATACGACGGCAAGCAGGAGTTCTCCAAGCTGATCGGCAATGCCCGCATGGCGCGGCTGCAAGGCGCCAAGCTGCTCGACGAGATCCGCGGCGCGGTGCTGACCTACGACAGCCGCAAGGAACTCTACACCGCTGCCGGCGGCGGCAGCGGCGATGCCGCGGCGGCCAACCCGTCCGGCCGGGTGCGCGCGGTGCTGTCGCCGCGCCAGGACCAGAAGTCCGGCACCGCGGGCGGCTCGCCGCTGGACCTGAAGCCCGCGCCCGCGCCCGCCAACAAACCCTGA
- the hpf gene encoding ribosome hibernation-promoting factor, HPF/YfiA family has translation MNFKISGHHLDITPPLREYVETKLERIVRHFDQVIGVSVLLSVDNHKEKDRRQYAEINLHLKGKDIFVEAHHEDLYAAIDALVDKLDRQVIRYKDRVQGHDREAVKYQMAAAQMQQ, from the coding sequence ATGAACTTCAAGATCAGTGGACACCACCTGGACATCACGCCCCCTCTGCGTGAGTACGTGGAAACGAAGCTGGAGCGAATCGTCAGGCATTTCGATCAAGTCATTGGCGTTAGCGTGCTGCTCTCTGTCGACAATCACAAGGAAAAGGACCGGCGCCAGTACGCGGAAATCAATCTACATCTCAAGGGCAAGGACATCTTTGTCGAGGCGCATCACGAAGACCTGTATGCGGCGATCGACGCACTCGTCGACAAGCTGGACCGTCAGGTGATTCGCTACAAGGATCGCGTGCAAGGCCACGACCGTGAAGCGGTCAAGTACCAGATGGCCGCAGCGCAGATGCAGCAATAA
- the ptsN gene encoding PTS IIA-like nitrogen regulatory protein PtsN, whose translation MNRLAKLLPPGNITLDVSVTSKKRVFEQAGLLFENNHGVARAIVTDNLFARESLGSTGLGAGVAIPHGRIKGLKQPLAAFMRLAEPIPFESPDGKPVSLLIFLLVPEQATQQHLEILSEIAQLLSDRDMREGLATLPTPDAVHQLLIAWHP comes from the coding sequence ATGAATCGTTTGGCCAAATTGCTGCCACCCGGCAACATCACCCTCGACGTCAGCGTCACCAGCAAGAAGCGTGTGTTCGAGCAGGCCGGGCTCCTCTTCGAGAACAACCATGGCGTGGCGCGCGCCATCGTGACCGACAACCTGTTCGCGCGCGAGTCGCTGGGCTCGACCGGGCTGGGTGCCGGCGTGGCGATCCCGCACGGGCGCATCAAGGGCCTCAAGCAACCCCTGGCTGCCTTCATGCGCCTGGCCGAGCCGATTCCGTTCGAATCGCCGGATGGCAAGCCGGTGTCGCTGCTGATCTTCCTGCTGGTGCCGGAACAGGCCACCCAGCAGCACCTGGAGATCCTGTCCGAGATCGCGCAACTGCTGTCGGATCGCGACATGCGCGAGGGCCTGGCGACCTTGCCCACGCCCGATGCCGTGCATCAATTGCTGATCGCATGGCATCCCTGA
- a CDS encoding dynamin family protein, whose translation MTTLAHQFEQYGAWRTGVLQSLAEFQSWLQQHDLYDAQADDRVQRIQNVLRSDRLKVAFIAEFSRGKSELINAIFFADYGRRILPSSAGRTTMCPTELRYDEAEPPSIRLLPIETRLQDASTADFIEAGTSASHWHSVPLDPSSPEGMLEAFQHVVQTMRVPPEQAEALGLYHENDPDAAYAVDAEGMVEISRWRHAVINFPHPLLRQGLVILDTPGLNAIGTEPELTLRLIPDAHVVVFVLAADAGVTKSDLELWRSHVGAGHRRGCLAVLNKIDGLWDPLRQPGEIAQEIARQVSTTAQVLGIEQSRVYPVSAQKGLVAKVTHDDALLARSGLPEFEHVLSDQLIPRRREIVSDQVYRLVQDMARAAQQLLQSRRRDIVEQLFELRGLRGKNHAMVKHMLMRVQGEKDEFEQSISKFQALRLVFGRHSADIIKSLQLRDVRRTMRSAREQMKERFFSRGLREDMDALFAQLSGLVSDADNKIGQLHQLIDSMYRRFNAEHGFTLPAPMQFTAERYLAELQETLRLVQAHFGTISMLTRSRPQLVQSAFNTMASRVLENFRGLNRDIEVWLKSVMTPLEAQVREHQKQLRRRVDSIERIHEATDTLESRIAQLEEVLNGLDERSGRIEGFAQRLMRPAADAGSASLAVA comes from the coding sequence ATGACAACGCTCGCCCACCAATTCGAACAATACGGCGCCTGGAGAACCGGGGTCCTCCAGTCACTGGCCGAATTCCAGTCCTGGCTGCAGCAGCACGACCTGTACGATGCACAGGCCGACGACCGCGTGCAGCGCATCCAGAACGTGCTGCGCAGCGACCGTCTCAAGGTCGCCTTCATCGCGGAGTTCTCGCGCGGCAAGAGCGAGCTGATCAACGCCATCTTCTTTGCCGACTACGGGCGCCGCATCCTGCCGTCGTCGGCCGGGCGCACCACCATGTGCCCGACCGAGCTGCGCTACGACGAGGCCGAGCCGCCCAGCATCCGCCTGCTGCCGATCGAGACGCGCCTGCAGGACGCCTCCACGGCCGACTTCATCGAGGCCGGCACTTCGGCATCGCACTGGCATTCGGTGCCGCTCGACCCGTCGTCGCCCGAAGGCATGCTCGAGGCGTTCCAGCACGTGGTGCAGACCATGCGCGTCCCACCCGAGCAGGCCGAGGCGCTGGGGCTGTACCACGAGAACGACCCCGATGCCGCCTACGCGGTCGACGCCGAGGGCATGGTCGAGATCTCGCGCTGGCGCCACGCCGTCATCAATTTCCCGCATCCGCTGCTGCGCCAGGGCCTGGTGATCCTCGACACGCCGGGCCTGAACGCGATCGGCACCGAACCCGAGCTGACGCTGCGGCTGATTCCGGATGCGCACGTGGTGGTGTTCGTGCTGGCCGCCGATGCGGGCGTGACCAAGAGCGACCTGGAGTTGTGGCGCAGCCATGTCGGCGCAGGGCACCGGCGCGGCTGCCTGGCGGTGCTCAACAAGATCGACGGGCTGTGGGACCCGCTGCGCCAGCCGGGCGAGATCGCGCAGGAAATCGCGCGGCAGGTGTCGACCACCGCGCAGGTGCTGGGCATCGAGCAGTCGCGCGTGTATCCGGTGTCGGCGCAGAAGGGACTGGTGGCCAAGGTCACGCACGACGATGCCCTGCTTGCGCGCAGCGGGCTGCCGGAATTCGAGCACGTGCTGTCGGACCAGCTGATTCCGCGCCGGCGCGAGATCGTCTCGGACCAGGTGTACCGGCTGGTGCAGGACATGGCGCGCGCCGCGCAGCAACTGCTGCAGAGCCGCCGCCGCGACATCGTCGAGCAGCTGTTCGAGCTGCGCGGCCTGCGCGGCAAGAACCATGCGATGGTCAAGCACATGCTGATGCGGGTGCAGGGCGAGAAGGACGAGTTCGAGCAGAGCATCAGCAAGTTCCAGGCGCTGCGCCTGGTGTTTGGCCGGCACAGTGCCGACATCATCAAGAGCCTGCAGTTGCGCGACGTGCGCCGCACCATGCGCAGCGCGCGCGAGCAGATGAAGGAGCGCTTCTTTTCGCGCGGCCTGCGCGAGGACATGGACGCCTTGTTCGCGCAGCTGAGCGGGCTGGTGAGCGATGCCGACAACAAGATCGGCCAGCTGCACCAGCTGATCGACAGCATGTACCGGCGCTTCAATGCCGAGCACGGCTTCACGCTGCCCGCGCCGATGCAGTTCACCGCCGAGCGCTACCTGGCCGAGCTGCAGGAGACGCTGCGGCTGGTGCAGGCGCATTTCGGCACGATCAGCATGCTGACGCGTTCGCGCCCGCAGCTGGTGCAAAGCGCGTTCAACACCATGGCCAGTCGCGTGCTGGAAAATTTCCGTGGCCTGAACCGCGATATCGAAGTCTGGCTCAAGTCCGTGATGACGCCGCTGGAAGCGCAGGTGCGCGAACACCAGAAGCAGCTGCGCCGGCGTGTCGATTCGATCGAGCGCATCCATGAAGCCACCGACACGCTGGAAAGCCGCATCGCGCAGCTGGAGGAGGTCCTGAACGGGCTGGACGAACGCAGCGGACGGATCGAAGGCTTTGCCCAGCGGCTGATGCGGCCGGCGGCCGATGCCGGCAGTGCCAGCCTTGCGGTAGCGTAG
- a CDS encoding LON peptidase substrate-binding domain-containing protein yields the protein MSSTDLYRPTGSADPPRTLDNLPLFPLHTVLFPGGRLPLRVFEARYVDMVRNCLRDSAPFGVCLIASGDEVARPNQPTVPELVGCLAEIVDCNMEQLGVLLIRARGRDRFHILGHETRDDGLLVARAEVLPPDIIDCKLELLGECLDALRRIVTRLHAEQPDRLPFDEPYLWDDPSWVANRLCELLPVPLKAKQMLMALPDAGMRIEIVHRYMRQNHML from the coding sequence ATGTCCTCGACCGACCTCTACCGTCCCACCGGTTCCGCAGATCCGCCACGGACGCTCGATAACCTGCCGCTGTTCCCCCTGCACACGGTGCTGTTTCCCGGTGGACGGCTGCCGTTGCGCGTGTTCGAGGCGCGCTATGTCGACATGGTGCGCAACTGCCTGCGCGACAGCGCACCGTTCGGCGTCTGCCTGATTGCCAGTGGCGACGAGGTCGCCCGGCCCAACCAGCCTACCGTGCCGGAGCTGGTCGGCTGCCTGGCCGAGATCGTCGACTGCAACATGGAACAGCTGGGCGTGCTGCTGATCCGCGCGCGCGGCCGCGACCGCTTCCATATCCTCGGCCACGAGACCCGCGACGACGGCCTGCTGGTGGCACGGGCCGAGGTGCTTCCTCCCGACATCATCGACTGCAAGCTCGAACTGCTGGGCGAATGCCTGGACGCGCTGCGCCGCATCGTCACGCGGCTGCACGCCGAGCAGCCCGACCGCCTGCCCTTCGACGAGCCCTACCTGTGGGACGACCCGAGCTGGGTCGCCAACCGGCTATGCGAACTGCTGCCGGTGCCGCTCAAGGCCAAGCAGATGCTGATGGCCCTGCCCGACGCGGGCATGCGCATCGAGATCGTGCACCGCTACATGCGGCAGAACCACATGCTGTAG
- the mutY gene encoding A/G-specific adenine glycosylase, with protein MSRKPAPRTAPALPDDLCVPPDFGARVVDWQRRYGRHDLPWQNTRDPYRIWLSEIMLQQTQVSAVIDYFQRFVAQLPTVQALAAAPADQVMALWAGLGYYSRARNLHRCAMQVVSEHGGRFPTDPAVLVTLPGIGRSTAAAIAAFSAGVRVPILDGNVKRVFARCFGIHGHPGERAVETRMWQLAELALPAPGPRESEDMVAYTQGLMDLGATVCSRGKPACLADAAACPLSADCVARRDGLTGVLPAPRPRAAIPERSTVMLLVRREREVLLRLRPDSGIWGGLWSLPEMPVETVPFDAEDAEAWALDYARAFGTPARAVLAGELTHVFTHFRLLIRAIRVDLAAQANVLQQDGAAPAGQRWLSLDDLDALGTPAPVRRLLEDQARVGLF; from the coding sequence ATGTCCCGCAAACCAGCCCCCCGTACCGCTCCCGCCCTGCCTGACGATCTCTGCGTGCCGCCTGATTTCGGCGCGCGCGTGGTCGACTGGCAGCGCCGGTACGGCCGGCACGACCTGCCGTGGCAGAACACCCGCGATCCGTACCGCATCTGGCTGTCCGAGATCATGCTGCAGCAGACCCAGGTCAGCGCGGTGATCGACTATTTCCAGCGCTTCGTGGCGCAGCTGCCCACGGTGCAGGCCCTCGCGGCGGCGCCTGCCGACCAGGTGATGGCGCTGTGGGCGGGGCTGGGCTATTACTCGCGCGCGCGCAACCTGCACCGCTGCGCCATGCAAGTGGTCAGCGAGCATGGCGGACGCTTCCCTACCGATCCCGCGGTGCTGGTCACGTTGCCGGGCATCGGCCGCTCCACCGCGGCGGCCATTGCCGCATTCAGCGCGGGCGTGCGTGTGCCGATCCTGGATGGCAACGTCAAGCGCGTGTTCGCGCGCTGCTTCGGCATCCATGGCCACCCCGGCGAGCGCGCGGTGGAGACGCGCATGTGGCAGCTGGCGGAACTGGCCTTGCCGGCGCCCGGCCCGCGCGAGAGCGAGGACATGGTTGCCTATACGCAGGGGCTGATGGACCTGGGCGCGACGGTGTGCTCACGCGGCAAGCCCGCCTGCCTGGCCGATGCCGCCGCGTGCCCGCTGTCCGCCGATTGCGTGGCGCGCCGCGACGGCCTGACCGGCGTGCTGCCCGCGCCCAGGCCGCGTGCGGCGATCCCGGAGCGCAGCACGGTGATGCTGCTGGTGCGGCGCGAGCGCGAAGTACTGCTGCGCCTGCGTCCCGACAGCGGCATCTGGGGCGGCCTGTGGAGCCTGCCTGAGATGCCGGTCGAGACCGTGCCCTTCGACGCGGAAGACGCCGAGGCCTGGGCGCTCGACTACGCGCGCGCTTTCGGCACGCCCGCGCGCGCCGTGCTGGCCGGCGAACTGACCCATGTGTTCACGCATTTCCGCCTGCTGATCCGCGCGATCCGGGTCGACCTCGCGGCGCAGGCCAACGTGCTGCAGCAGGACGGCGCGGCGCCGGCCGGGCAGCGCTGGCTGTCGCTCGACGATCTCGACGCGCTGGGTACGCCCGCGCCGGTGCGCCGGCTGCTGGAAGACCAGGCGCGGGTGGGCTTGTTCTGA
- a CDS encoding PsiF family protein yields the protein MKSLIAVCALVTPLFAASAFAQTATPATPATPAKPSAAAPATPAVPATPATPASPDKPAANTQQDKMKACNAQASGKKGDERKAFMKECLSKSGVSKTQQEKMASCSKSGKGKKGDEYKAHMKECLSKAA from the coding sequence ATGAAGAGCCTGATTGCAGTGTGCGCGCTGGTTACCCCGTTGTTCGCCGCCAGCGCCTTTGCGCAGACCGCCACGCCGGCCACGCCAGCCACCCCGGCCAAGCCATCGGCAGCAGCCCCGGCCACCCCGGCCGTGCCCGCCACCCCTGCTACCCCGGCCAGCCCTGACAAACCCGCTGCCAACACCCAGCAAGACAAGATGAAGGCCTGCAACGCGCAAGCCTCCGGCAAAAAGGGCGACGAACGCAAGGCGTTCATGAAGGAATGCCTGTCGAAGTCCGGCGTGTCCAAGACCCAGCAGGAAAAGATGGCGTCCTGCAGCAAGTCGGGCAAGGGCAAGAAGGGCGACGAATACAAGGCCCACATGAAGGAATGCCTGTCGAAGGCAGCCTGA
- the hprK gene encoding HPr(Ser) kinase/phosphatase codes for MELTGVTSQSIFDDNAADLKLSWVAGLEGADRAFDVEFAREATSAADLVGHLNLIHPNRIQVLGKPEITYYQRLDDETRKRQMGELILLEPPFLVIADGMEPPPDLELRCTRSSTPLFTTPVSSAAVIDHLRLYLSRISAPRVTMHGVFLDILGMGVLIMGESGLGKSELGLELISRGHGLVADDAVDFVRLGPDFIEGRCPPLLQNLLEVRGLGLLDIKTIFGETAVRRKMKIKLVVQLVRRNDGEFERLPLDSQYLDVLGLPIHMVKIQVAAGRNLAVLVEAAVRNTILRLRGIDTLRDFMDRQRAAMQADAVSRGQGRLL; via the coding sequence ATGGAACTCACCGGCGTCACCTCCCAGTCAATCTTCGACGACAACGCAGCCGACCTGAAACTCTCGTGGGTCGCCGGCCTGGAGGGCGCCGATCGCGCCTTTGACGTCGAATTCGCCCGCGAAGCGACCTCCGCCGCAGACCTGGTGGGCCACCTCAACCTGATCCACCCCAACCGGATCCAGGTACTCGGCAAGCCCGAGATCACGTACTACCAGCGCCTGGACGACGAGACCCGCAAGCGCCAGATGGGCGAGCTGATCCTGCTGGAGCCGCCGTTCCTGGTAATCGCCGACGGCATGGAGCCGCCGCCGGACCTCGAACTGCGCTGCACGCGCTCGTCGACGCCGCTGTTCACCACGCCGGTGTCGTCCGCCGCGGTGATCGACCACCTGCGCCTGTACCTGTCGCGCATCTCGGCGCCGCGCGTCACCATGCACGGCGTGTTTCTCGACATCCTGGGCATGGGCGTGCTGATCATGGGCGAATCGGGCCTGGGCAAGAGCGAACTTGGCCTGGAGCTGATCTCGCGCGGCCACGGACTGGTGGCCGACGACGCCGTCGATTTCGTCCGGCTGGGCCCGGATTTCATCGAAGGACGCTGCCCGCCGCTGCTGCAGAACCTGCTGGAAGTGCGCGGCCTGGGGCTGCTCGATATCAAGACCATCTTCGGCGAGACCGCGGTGCGGCGGAAGATGAAGATCAAGCTGGTGGTGCAGCTGGTGCGGCGCAACGACGGCGAGTTCGAGCGCCTGCCGCTGGACTCGCAGTATCTGGACGTGCTGGGGCTGCCGATCCACATGGTCAAGATCCAGGTGGCGGCCGGCCGCAACCTTGCGGTGCTGGTCGAGGCGGCCGTGCGCAACACCATCCTGCGCCTGCGCGGCATCGACACCCTGCGCGACTTCATGGACCGCCAGCGCGCCGCGATGCAGGCCGACGCCGTCTCGCGCGGTCAGGGGCGGCTGCTGTAG
- the lptC gene encoding LPS export ABC transporter periplasmic protein LptC, which translates to MQALLASLSGIVMRLLPLLLMAIVAGSTFWLVQINSPREDQAAQTAKKHEPDYFMDRFSATELAPDGSTKIRFTGERMIHFEDDQTYEVTRPAMRAYEPDRPPVTARADIGRMNAEGTVIDLYGNGYVLRQQGADPSKDPQLTAASSYFQLLVNDDIVKTDKPVKLTRGPSVMTANGLIFNNVTREVQLLGNVRGTIITGPSPGRAPGS; encoded by the coding sequence ATGCAGGCACTCCTCGCCTCCCTCAGCGGCATCGTCATGCGGCTGCTGCCGCTGCTGCTGATGGCCATCGTGGCGGGCAGCACGTTCTGGCTGGTCCAGATCAACTCCCCCAGGGAAGACCAGGCCGCGCAGACCGCCAAGAAGCACGAGCCCGATTACTTCATGGACCGCTTCTCGGCCACCGAGCTGGCGCCCGACGGCAGCACCAAGATCCGCTTCACCGGCGAGCGCATGATCCATTTCGAGGACGACCAGACCTACGAGGTCACGCGCCCCGCCATGCGCGCCTATGAACCGGACCGCCCGCCGGTGACCGCGCGTGCCGACATCGGCCGCATGAACGCCGAAGGCACGGTGATCGACCTGTACGGCAATGGCTACGTGCTGCGACAGCAGGGCGCGGATCCGTCCAAGGATCCGCAGCTGACCGCGGCGTCGAGCTATTTCCAGCTGCTGGTCAATGACGACATCGTCAAGACCGACAAGCCGGTCAAGCTGACACGCGGCCCGTCGGTCATGACCGCCAACGGCCTGATCTTCAACAACGTCACCCGCGAAGTACAATTGCTCGGCAATGTACGCGGCACCATCATTACCGGGCCGTCCCCCGGCCGCGCGCCGGGGTCCTGA
- the lptB gene encoding LPS export ABC transporter ATP-binding protein, translated as MTDTATIADKPVVEANAVLPGGSTLVVRHLKKRYGSRTVVKDVSLDVKSGEVVGLLGPNGAGKTTSFYMIVGLVALDEGDIVLDGDHISGLPIHERARMGLSYLPQEASVFRKLNVEENIRAVLELQLDKGKPLARAEIERRLDALLDDLQIAHLRNNPALSLSGGERRRVEIARALASSPRFILLDEPFAGVDPIAVGEIQRIVSFLKARNIGVLITDHNVRETLGICDHAYIISEGTVLAAGQPEDIIANDAVRRVYLGENFRM; from the coding sequence ATGACCGATACCGCCACCATTGCCGACAAGCCTGTCGTCGAAGCCAACGCCGTCCTGCCCGGCGGCAGCACGCTGGTCGTGCGCCACCTGAAGAAGCGCTATGGCTCGCGCACGGTGGTCAAGGACGTCTCGCTCGACGTGAAGAGCGGCGAGGTGGTCGGGCTGCTCGGGCCGAACGGCGCGGGCAAGACCACGTCGTTCTACATGATCGTCGGCCTGGTGGCGCTGGACGAGGGCGACATCGTGCTCGACGGCGACCACATCAGCGGCCTGCCGATCCACGAGCGCGCGCGCATGGGGCTGTCGTACCTGCCGCAGGAAGCCTCGGTGTTCCGCAAGCTCAACGTCGAGGAAAACATCCGCGCGGTGCTGGAACTGCAGCTGGACAAGGGCAAGCCGCTGGCCAGGGCCGAGATCGAGCGCCGCCTGGACGCCCTGCTCGACGACCTGCAGATCGCGCACCTGCGCAACAACCCGGCGCTGTCGCTGTCAGGCGGCGAGCGTCGCCGCGTGGAAATCGCACGCGCGCTGGCGTCATCGCCGCGCTTTATCCTGCTGGACGAACCGTTCGCCGGCGTCGACCCCATCGCCGTGGGCGAGATCCAGCGTATCGTCAGCTTCCTCAAGGCGCGCAATATCGGCGTGCTGATCACCGACCACAACGTGCGCGAGACGCTGGGCATCTGCGACCACGCCTACATCATCAGCGAAGGCACGGTGCTGGCCGCGGGGCAGCCCGAAGACATCATTGCCAACGACGCCGTGCGGCGGGTCTATCTGGGCGAGAATTTCCGCATGTAA